The genomic window ATTGTGATCCAATCGCCAGCCAATCTCCGAATCCGACATCGCCCGGCCCCTTGAGTCCTTTGCTTCTACAGTATTCGATAAAGCGCGCCATCTGATCATAGTGTTGCGCGATCATTCGAACGTCGCCGTAGATGTAAAAAATCGTCCAGGGGCAGATCACGCCGGCATCTGCCCAGCCCGGACTGCCGTGACCGTAAAACACCGGCGCTTGACTTCCAAACGTACCGGCTCCGTTCTGGGTATCCATCAGATCAACCATCCATTTGGTAAAGAACGCGGACACGTTCTGGTGATAGGATCCGGAACGGATGAAGACCTGCGTATCCCCCGTCCAACCCATCCGTTCGTCGCGTTGAGGGCAGTCGGTGGGAACATCCAGATAATTAGAGCGCTGCCCCCAGACGATGTTGCGATGGAGTTGGTTCAACATCGGATTGGAGCACTCAAACGAGCTGGTCATCGGTGCATCGGAATGGACGACGATCCCCGTGACCGTCTCCAGGTTCGGCTTCCTGTTGAGTCCGGTCATTTCAACGTAGCGGAACCCATGAAACGTAAAGTGCGGTTCCCAGACCTCTTCGCCGCCGCCTTTACAGATGTAGGTGTCGGTTGCTCGCGCCGAACGAAGGTTTTCGGTATACACGGTTCCGTCGGCATTCAGCATTTCCCCAAAGCGCATCACAATTTTCTCGCCTGCTTCGCCGTTTACTCTCAAACGAATCCAACCCGAAAAATTCTGACCGAGATCGAATACAAATTTCCCGGGCTGCGGTTCGCTTAGTTTAACAGTCGGTAGCTCCTGTGTTTTACGAACGGGCACGCCGGGATAAGCCTGAATCAGCGGTTCCTCTTTTAATGCCGATCCGGCATTGACCGCGGACCAGTTGCTTGCGTCAAAACCGGAACGATCCCAACCGGGCATCTCTTTGCGGGCGTCATAAGTTTCGCCTGCCTGCATGTCGGATTCCAGAATCGGACCAAAGGCAGCCTTCCAACTCAGGTCGGATACCACCAGCTCGGAACGTCCGTCCGCATAATCGATCTGCAATTGCGCTCTTACCCGGATACGTTTTCCATACTGATTCTGCCCTTTTGAGGCGATATTTCCTCGGAACCAGCCGTCCCCGAGAATCGCACCAATTGAATTGTCTCCCGACTCAAGCATCGAGGTGACATCATAGGTGCGGTAGTAGATCCGCTGCCGGTAATCAGTCCAACCGGGCATGAAGTATTCGTCGCCGACCCGTTTTCCGTTGAGATGCATTTCGGCAAATCCCTGCGCCGTAACATACAGCGTGGCGCGTGCGACCGACCCGTTCAGCTTAAAGTCCTTTCTGAGATGGGGAGCCGGCAAAAAGCTTTGGACTCTTCCGTCAGCATATTTCCCCGAAGTCAATATGGTCCGTTTGCCTTCACGAACCTTCACCTGTTTGACTTTCCCATAGGCAATGAAATCCAGCAGCAACACCTTCTTTTCCCCGGGTGCGGGGTCTTCACCAACCAGCGCATTGGACGCTCCTACCTTGTAGTTTCCAGCTGCTATCTGCGCTTGAACTTTTTCGGTTACGTCGACCCGCTTCTCCGGCTTATCCTCTGCACCATAGACCGCCTTGGTAATCGTAATATCAGGCTTTTGTTCCTTCTCGGGTGTGCCTTTATCAAAACCAATCCATTCGGCTTTCCAATCGGCAGGACTGAGCAAGCCCATCGTCCAGTGCGCGGACTCGCTCCAATCAGACGGTGTGCCGTCAACATCCCAGGCCATCACTTTCCAAAAGCACTGCGTCTGGCTTGTGAGTGCTTTCCCACTGTAGGCGAGTTGGCTCGTCTGACTGGATTGGATTTTGCCCGTATCCCAAAGGTCGCCCTGCCCCTGCTTCAGTTTTTCAGCGGAACTCGCAACGAGGATCCGATAAGCGGTCTGTTTTTGGCCGCGCGTGTCGGATTCCAGTTGCCAGCTTAACCGGGGTTGAACCGCATCAATCCCCAGCGGATTTTGCAGATACTCACAACGCAACTCGACCGGAGTAATTTTATCCGCCCCGACCGATTCCGCACTAACGCAAAACGCGCCCAGTAACAAACCAGTTAGTACAGCGGTTATATTCATTTTACGGTCTCTCTGCTTACCGTATTCAGTTGGACGGTTTCGCCGAGCTTCGGTTTTCCTTCCGTAGTGGAGGTGACCCGAACCGCGATCTTATTTCTTCCGGATTTAAGTGCTTTGGTTACATCCAGGGCAAACGGCGGCATCCAAAGGGTGTCGAAGGTTTTTCCGTTAAGCGTCACCTGCGCCATGATTTCGACATTGCCCAGGTCCAGCATCACACGCTGATTCTTGCCGAAGTTTTTCGGCAGGCTGAATTCGGCAACACGTGTTTCGGTGAAACCCTCGTTATCGGTCGATGCGGTTTTCCATCCATCGATATTTACCGACTTCGAATCCGCTTTAACTGCAACGGAGTGCATTTTTCCGTCACTCATCGTAAGCGTGTACGTCCCCGCTTTTCCGGTTTGAGCGACGAGTTCATTTTTCGCGTTGTAAAAGAGGTCGAGATCGCTGACCGGAGCAGATGCGTTGACCACCGACGGAACCGTCGCTTTCTCGCGGAACAGCACGAAGAAAGAATCGGCTGGATCTTTGACATCGATTTCGATTTTCGTTCCGCTCGCCGTCTCTTCGAAACGGGCGATTTTTTGGATTTCGCCGGTTACCGGATTGAAGAGTTCCGGGTGTTTTCCTTTCACGTGGAACATAGCCGAAAACGTGCCCGCCTTCTCAAAGTTGGAGAGGAAGAACAGGTGCTGATCGCCGAGTTTGCGTTCAAGCCAGCGGATCGCACAACTCTCGCCGGAAACAGCGGGTGGCAGGTTCAACTGCTCCGCGCTTACCGGAACCGAGCGGATAATCCGGCCGCCTTTTTTCTCCAGCTCATCAATGCGCTTCTGGATATGCGGGCGAATGTGTTTGAGCGTGTTCGGCATCGTCATCACCTTCCAGCTCGCGGAAATCCGATTCGGATCGTTTTCGTCGTAAGTGACCCATTTGCCGTCGACCACATCCAGTTTACGCAGGATGGCGTCGGAGCCGACGTAATCATACTGGTACCCGTTGGGCACAGGATTCGGGGGGCCGGTCATCTGCGGCGCAAAGTCGCCGATATAAACCAGCACGTCGTTGGCGGGATCGCCCCATTGCAGCATGGTATGACATCGCTGCAGATAGTTGATCCAGCCCTGCCCCTCGTTAAACCATGGCGTATTGCGATGAAACGCCGTGCCGAATCCTGCATTTCTACCCGGCATTCCGCCAGTGCGGGGCTGATGGAGATAGACGTGCAGGACAAAATGATTGATCCCGTCGCAGAACATCCGTTCGCCGCGCGCCTTAAAGCTGTAGGGATTATCCTGAAGGTTGAGTCCGCTGGTAAAGGCCTCCGCATACGTGCGGCGCTTCCCGTAGGTATGCGCAACCGAACTGGTGGCCCGGCATTCAATATTGCCCAGGTTTCCTTTCGACCAGAACTCGCCGCCCACCTGGTCGGCATAACCACCGTAAATCGTAAAGTCGCCGGGATAGCCCCAATGGCCGTACGGTTCGCACCAGAGCACCAGGCCGTGTTCATTCGCAACATCCCGAAGACCACCCAGATAACATTCGGCAATCATGTCGGCAACCGTCCGGCGCAGATCCCAAAGGAACCGGTCGGACTTTTTGGCGCTGTCGACTACGGTTCCGGTAAATGTGGGCAGCATCAGAATCGGATTGTAGCCGTTCCGTTTTTCAAACTCGGCAGCAAATCCATCGGTCCAGTTCTGAGCGCCGACTTCGTAGCTGTCGATGGTGATGCCTTTGAACGCCGCTTTTTCTTCGGACGTCATCTGCTGATAAAGCGAGCCGACATAGGAATTGAAATGATGCCGTGTGTGTGCCCTGCTCATTTTATCAACTTCCAGTCCCTTCGCTTCAGGCGCAGCCGGATGATTCTTTGCTCCTGTAGTGATCATTCCGAAATAGATAATCCGCCACTCTCCTTTGGGCAGCGTGCAATTCAAGACCCCGTC from Pontiella desulfatans includes these protein-coding regions:
- a CDS encoding family 78 glycoside hydrolase catalytic domain, which codes for MNITAVLTGLLLGAFCVSAESVGADKITPVELRCEYLQNPLGIDAVQPRLSWQLESDTRGQKQTAYRILVASSAEKLKQGQGDLWDTGKIQSSQTSQLAYSGKALTSQTQCFWKVMAWDVDGTPSDWSESAHWTMGLLSPADWKAEWIGFDKGTPEKEQKPDITITKAVYGAEDKPEKRVDVTEKVQAQIAAGNYKVGASNALVGEDPAPGEKKVLLLDFIAYGKVKQVKVREGKRTILTSGKYADGRVQSFLPAPHLRKDFKLNGSVARATLYVTAQGFAEMHLNGKRVGDEYFMPGWTDYRQRIYYRTYDVTSMLESGDNSIGAILGDGWFRGNIASKGQNQYGKRIRVRAQLQIDYADGRSELVVSDLSWKAAFGPILESDMQAGETYDARKEMPGWDRSGFDASNWSAVNAGSALKEEPLIQAYPGVPVRKTQELPTVKLSEPQPGKFVFDLGQNFSGWIRLRVNGEAGEKIVMRFGEMLNADGTVYTENLRSARATDTYICKGGGEEVWEPHFTFHGFRYVEMTGLNRKPNLETVTGIVVHSDAPMTSSFECSNPMLNQLHRNIVWGQRSNYLDVPTDCPQRDERMGWTGDTQVFIRSGSYHQNVSAFFTKWMVDLMDTQNGAGTFGSQAPVFYGHGSPGWADAGVICPWTIFYIYGDVRMIAQHYDQMARFIEYCRSKGLKGPGDVGFGDWLAIGSQSPKELISAAYFSYSTSLMVEIADALGKTEDAGNYRQLLAAIKAEFQSSFVQADGTIDGHSQTAYCMAICFDLLSDEQREQAAAHLVERVKAKEYHLSVGFLGVNILLPALTEIGRSDLAYRLIQNKTYPSWGYSIEQGATTIWERWNSYTKKDGFGPVKMNSFNHYAYGSCSEWMFRSMLGIDTDGAGYRKIRMKPEFGKSVPWAKGHYDSIHGRIGSVWKWNDGMFEWAVTIPPNTTATVYMPENAASLTESGNPIAKANGVKFLRTEKGRAVYELQSGHYYFKTK
- a CDS encoding glycosyl hydrolase, whose product is MSRKWKYVSLLVWSMVVSVSQADPLMETFKSPSEETRPWCYWYWVGGDITAEGITKDLENMAEVGIARAMIGNVDVGVKTNNGQGSPVEVLSPAWRELKMHALREAKRVGVDIYFFNCPGWSQSGGPWIKTEQSMRRVIWSEVNANGGPFKQKVRAKGVPGGGSQDIAVLAVPQLNSVSIEGEPSEKQYIFSHSEPFTARSLSIHGAVKGTLFAFRNGKREAVAQIDVRAGFAKTDFLLKEAQTVSFPDVTAQRFELDYEKPKPAGRKKKKNKPVKAVPPARVSLSSEPKVAQVLNKQMGRMHPTPSPTWDSYIFKDSVEPEDTSVLVGQKEMIDLSDKLDADGVLNCTLPKGEWRIIYFGMITTGAKNHPAAPEAKGLEVDKMSRAHTRHHFNSYVGSLYQQMTSEEKAAFKGITIDSYEVGAQNWTDGFAAEFEKRNGYNPILMLPTFTGTVVDSAKKSDRFLWDLRRTVADMIAECYLGGLRDVANEHGLVLWCEPYGHWGYPGDFTIYGGYADQVGGEFWSKGNLGNIECRATSSVAHTYGKRRTYAEAFTSGLNLQDNPYSFKARGERMFCDGINHFVLHVYLHQPRTGGMPGRNAGFGTAFHRNTPWFNEGQGWINYLQRCHTMLQWGDPANDVLVYIGDFAPQMTGPPNPVPNGYQYDYVGSDAILRKLDVVDGKWVTYDENDPNRISASWKVMTMPNTLKHIRPHIQKRIDELEKKGGRIIRSVPVSAEQLNLPPAVSGESCAIRWLERKLGDQHLFFLSNFEKAGTFSAMFHVKGKHPELFNPVTGEIQKIARFEETASGTKIEIDVKDPADSFFVLFREKATVPSVVNASAPVSDLDLFYNAKNELVAQTGKAGTYTLTMSDGKMHSVAVKADSKSVNIDGWKTASTDNEGFTETRVAEFSLPKNFGKNQRVMLDLGNVEIMAQVTLNGKTFDTLWMPPFALDVTKALKSGRNKIAVRVTSTTEGKPKLGETVQLNTVSRETVK